Sequence from the Bacillus kexueae genome:
CAACACCTGGAGTGGCGTATTTAACACGTGCGCTAGGAGCGGAAGCAGGTGTTATGATTTCAGCTTCTCATAATCCGGTTCAAGATAATGGTATCAAGTTTTTCGGTCCAGATGGCTTTAAGTTGTCTGATGAGCAAGAAGCAGAAATTGAGGCGCTTCTAGACAAAGAGGAAGACACACTCCCACGCCCAGTTGGAGCTGAGTTAGGTCAAGTGAGCGACTATTTCGAAGGTGGTCAAAAATATCTTCAATTTTTAAAGCAAACGGTCGACGAAGATTTTACAGGTCTACACATTGCGCTTGACTGTGCCCACGGTGCAACATCTTCGCTTGCAACACACTTATTTGCGGATTTAGATGCGGATGTTACGACGATTGGAACATCGCCAAACGGATTAAATATCAATGAAGGCGTAGGTTCCACACATCCAGAAGTGTTAGCCGAAGTTGTAAAAGAAAAAGGGGCAGATGTCGGCTTAGCATTTGATGGGGATGGAGATCGCTTAATTGCTGTTGATGAAAATGGAGAAATTGTTGATGGCGACCAAATTATGTTCGTTTGTGCAAAATACTTGAAAGAACAAGGGATGTTAAAGCACGATACGGTTGTCTCGACTGTTATGAGTAACTTAGGGTTCTACAAAGGCTTAGAAGCACTTGGAATTAATAGTGTTCAAACGGCTGTAGGAGACCGTTATGTCGTTGAAGCGATGAAGAAGGATGACTATAAGTTAGGTGGAGAGCAATCAGGTCACATCATCTTCCTTGAGCACAATACAACGGGTGACGGTTTATTAACGGCCCTACAACTCGTGAATATCATGAAGCTGACAGGAAAGAAATTATCAGAGCTTGCAGGTGAAATGGATAAATTCCCGCAAATGCTTGTGAATGTAAAAGTTTCGGATAAACATGCAGTGATGGAGAATGAAAAGGTAAAAGCTACGATTGCAGCGGTTGAAGAAGAAATGGCTGGAAATGGTCGTATCCTTGTGCGTCCATCTGGAACAGAGCCATTAGTGCGTGTGATGGCAGAGGCGCCTACAGAAGAACTTTGCCGCCAATATGTCGAAAAAATTGCAAATGTAGTGCGGGAAGAAATGGGAATTGAATAACTAAACAAAAGATGCCTCGAGTAGTGAAAGATGAAAGAGGCATCTCTTTATCTCAAAATCTAGCTGGAGTCAATGTAAAATATATGTCATGAATTTGTTAAAGTTTGACGAAAAATGTCCTTAAAACCATAGAATATAAGGGATAACATTGAAACATTTTTGACATATACTAATCTTGCAATCAAGTTGTAAAGAAAAATGAATTGACGAAAGCTTTTTTTATAGTGTAAAATTTTCTTGTTTCGATGAGTCAATAAATGGAAAGGAGGATCGTTGGGATCCATTTCATATAAAGCGCCTGAACTAAGCAAGAGCGGAAGTGCTTAGTTGACGAGGAGGAGGTTTATCGATTGTTCGGCGGATGCCTCCCGGTTGTTACAAGTTACAGCCGTTAAGTCTTATTCTCAAAACGAAAAGGCAACTTTTCGCACAAAGGAGTAAGATGTAACTAATAAATAGAGAAAACATGAGTGAGGGGACGACAGAAAGGTTTTACTCCGTGGAACAAGTCCCCGATGAAGCTTCTTTCTACGTCCCTTTACTTGTTAATGGGAGGAAGAATAATCAAATGTGTGGAATCGTTGGATATATTGGACAACAGGATTGTAAAGAAGTTTTATTACGTGGTTTAGAAAAATTAGAATATCGTGGGTATGATTCAGCAGGTATTGCGGTTGTAAACGACAACGTACACGTATTTAAAGAAAAAGGACGTATTGCGGATTTACGTGCAATTGTCGACGAGAATGTATTAGCAACCGTTGGAATTGGTCATACACGTTGGGCAACACATGGTGTTCCTAGTAAATTAAACGCACATCCTCATCAAAGTGCATCTCGTCGTTTCACACTTGTTCATAACGGTGTTATTGAAAACTATTTACACTTAAAACGCGAGTTATTACAAGGTGTTGAGCTTGCAAGTGAAACGGATACGGAAATTATCGTTCAAGTAGTAGAGCATTTTGTAAACAAAGGCATGGAAGTTGAAGAGGCGTTCCGTCAAACGTTAACGCGCTTAAAAGGTTCTTATGCCATTGCCTTAATTGATGAGGAAACACCTGATGTAATTTACGTTGCGAAAAACAAAAGCCCGTTATTAGTAGGAATCGGTAAAGAGGGCTTTAACGTCGTTGCTTCTGATGCGATGGCAATGCTTCATGTGACGAACCAATTTGTTGAGCTAATGGATAAAGAAATGGTCATTGTCACAAGAGAACAAGTGACAATTAAAACATTAGAAGGCGAAACGGTGGAGCGTGCTCCTTATACTGCTGAATTAGACGCGAGCGATATTGAAAAAGGCACATATCCTCACTACATGTTAAAAGAAATTGACGAGCAACCACTTGTCATGCGTAAAATTATTCAAAAGTATCAAAATGATGCAGGTAACTTAAATGTTGACCCAGCGATTGTAGAAGCGGTAAATGAAGCAGATCGCATTTACATTGTCGCTTGTGGAACAAGTTATCATGCTGGCTTAGTTGGAAAGCAGCTTATTGAAAAATGGGCGAAGGTACCAACTGAGGTTCATGTAGCAAGTGAATTCTCTTACAATATGCCATTACTTTCTGAGAAACCATTGTTTATTTTCATTTCTCAGAGTGGTGAAACAGCTGACAGCCGTGCGGTTCTTGTTCAAGTAAAAGAATTAGGACACAAGGCGCTAACAATTACGAACGTACCGGGCTCTACGCTTTCTCGTGAGGCTGATTACACATTATTATTACATGCTGGTCCAGAAATTGCCGTTGCTTCAACAAAAGCTTACACAGCACAAATTGCTGTTTTAGCGATTTTAGCCGCTGTTGCTGCAGAGCAGAACGGAAATGAAATGCCGCTTGATTTATTGCAAGAGTTCGGCATCATTGCCAACGCGATGGAAACATTATGCGACCAAAAAGAAGAAATGGAAGCAATCGCGCGTGAATACTTATCTACGACACGTAACTGCTTCTTCATCGGACGTACAATGGATTACTACGTAGGCTTAGAAGGAGCATTAAAGCTAAAAGAGATATCATACATTCAAGCGGAAGGCTTTGCTGGCGGTGAATTAAAGCACGGAACAATTGCCCTAATTGAACACGGCACACCAGTCATTGCCCTTGCAACACAAGAGCATGTTAACTTAAGCATTCGCGGTAACGTAAAAGAAGTTGTAGCACGTGGTGCAAACCCATGCATCATCTCAATGAAAGGCTTAGAGGAAGAAGACGATCGCTTCGTCATTCCGAAGGTGCATGAAGATTTAACACCTTTAACATCTGTTATTCCGCTACAATTAATCTCTTACTATGCAGCTCTGCATCGTGGTTGTGACGTTGACAAACCTCGTAACCTTGCAAAATCAGTTACGGTCGAGTAAAAAATTATATGGTTACAAGCTTAAGAATATTTCACCCCTTTGGATATCCTTATCTAAAGGGGTGTTTTAATTTACCGGTCAATAATTGAACGTGAAAAAGTATAGCATTACCAATCTCGAAGTGGCTTTCGTGGATGAAAGGTTGTTTAAGATTATTAAATAAACTGATCGAAGTTGCTTTCAAATATTCCCCCTTTATTACTTTTTTAACAATATAGGATCGACAATGATAATGATGATGATCCAATTTAAAAAATGAAGAATAGATAAAAAGTTATGAATAGAAGATGATGAAGCTCCTTTTGATTAGTACGATATTGAGAGTTAAAATTTCCATTATCTATATGATTATTGTTCGAGCTATATTCTAGCTAACTCTGATTCTATTCCACATAAATACGATACATATGATTCTGAGTGGTTAGAGGTGATGATTATGCATTTAGCATTTTTTGTTTTTATTCACATACTAATTGGATTAGCACTGATTTACTATTATGGTAAATTGCCGAAGCCCCTAACAATATTTATGATTGTTTTCATTATCCTAAGTTTTCTTTATTGGGGATTCGTATTCATGACTTGAGTGAATAAGGATGCTTACTTTTAAAAATACAAGAATACTTTGTCATCAACGAATAAATTTTGGGCAGAAGAATAGATGAAACAGTAAAACTTAATAAAAGCATAAATTGGGGGAGAGAAACGAAAGTCCGTTCCGCCTAATAGAAGGTAAATCAGCTCCCCTCCAATGTTCTGGACGAATGACAGTACTTGCTCAAGACGTTTTCCTTCCCAAAATTATGTATCGTCATCCTCTCCAGCGTTTATGTCATATTCCAAATCGCTTGGTGGAGTGGGATGGTTCATCCTATGGTCATGCGGCTTTTTCACTAATCGTTCTCTATATGCTTTCCTGGCTGAGTGAACATCACGAACGGTTTGATATCCTTTGTTATGCCAGTATCGTAAAATCGATTCGATATAGGCCCAATTTTTTGCATCGTATTCAATTGCTAGCTTCATCGCTTCTATGACTAACTCATCCGATAAATCCTCACACCAGTATTTTATCTTTTCTGCGATGTAACTACCGATCGTTCCAAATCCATTTTGTTCAAAAAAGGAATATGGGCTGATGTTCTCTTTTTGATGCTCATTCTCACGCGCGTTATCTTCTTCTTCTTCTTTTTTCTCTGTAGTAGTCTCTGGTATTGGTGTGTTCACGTTGAACGAATCATGTGATCCCACATGGTGATTCATTTGTTCACATTGATCACTCGATTTGTCCTCATCTCCTAATAAGGATTCGAGTGCCTCATAATCAATCGTGTACCATTTTGTCCGATCGAGTTTCGATGAATTAAAGTTTCCAGTTAAGAGGATTTTTTCTTCTTCAAGCTTTTTGATCACTCGGCGAATTGTGCTGACAGATATAAACGGAAGCTGTTCATGCCAGCTTTCTATCGAGTTGTACACCCAGTGTCTACCATCATACAAATGATTGCTTTTTGTTAGCCAATAATGAAGCTGTTGAAGAAATATCGCCTCATACAACCCAATCTTTTGAGCCAGTGTCGGCAAAATAAAAATTGGATGCTCAGGAATCAATAATTTATTCACCACAAATCCCTTCCTTCCTAATCTTAAAAAAATTCCTTCACTTATCATATAGATTGTTTTAGGGCAAAAAGGATCATAGCTTTTAGAAAAATTTTCAAAGCGTTAGATTGGAAAAGAAGGTTTTGGCGTTTGGCAGTGTATGAAACGGAGCTTAAGGATGGAACGGGTGCACTATGAAAAGCTGAACAAATGCAAATGCATCCTCATCACAAACGATTGAGGATGCATTAGCTATCAACTTTATTGAATTTTATTAACCATTTTATAGACAGAAAAACAATAAGTAAAGAGGCCAAGAATACCCCCAAAAACCCAAAAGAATGATTCATCACTGTTAATCATGCCAATAGCAAAAAGGAAAAAACCAGCGATTCCAAGAATAATGTAAAAAAGAAAGTTTAACACTTTTGAGTTCTTCCTCCTTAATTTTAACTGATATGTGGGAGGTCCTATAAATACCTAATGTAATTCAATCTCTTCTTTCATACCATCGTATTCAATTACTACAGATACGACGTCATCCCAAAAGATATCGTTATTGTCGAAGTGTGATAATTCCTTTTCCAGTTTCCAAAGATTCTGACCATCTTTTTCGGCTTTGAATTTAGTTTGTTTGTCACCTTCTGTACGACTATCAAAGGATTCGAGAGGTTGGCCGTTTACGATGATCGTAAGGTAGACCTCGTCATTTTTAATATCAGTTTTCGGTTTAATTTCTAACGAGTGGACGGATTGATAGTTTTTCTACGTTGTAGTAGTCTCCTGAAATATGATTGACAATCTCCCATTGATCATTAGCACCTTTTTAAGTTAATGAAAATGTAATTGTTTTTTGGGCATTTAAACTTGTACCTTCACTCTGGCAGGCTGTTGTAAGTGCTAGTAAATAAATGATAGCAACACTTAGTATTGTTTTCTTCATGCTTATCCTCCATTTTACTTTAATCGGACATCTTTATTCCATACAAGTGAAGTTAGCCGTTAAGAGAAGGATATGCTCACCTTTTACTGTCTAATTCTACGTTTCCTATAAGGGGAGCATATCATTTTGATTTGACGTGTAAATTGCTAGAAATAGAATCTTTTTTTATTTCTTAATAACAAAGTCAAGCAAGTGATTGTATTCTACGGGAATTGTATGAATTAGTTCGAATGATTTGTTATCAATTGCAAGTAAATTACCAGATCCATCATAATCAGATTCAATTATATATATTTCTCCATTTGTTGTGTCCTGATAAAGGATTCGATATAGATGATCTTCTTTGATGTAAGTCTTATCGAGTACCGAAAATGTAGGTTCTTCTTTGAAGGATAGTATACCTAAGGTAGGTCCTGTGATTTCATTATAAACAAAGTGTAAAGCATCATGATCATTTAAGAGTAGGGTTCCTCCACCGTCAATGAAATAATAATAATCTTGAGGAGGTAAGTCTTTAAAAGGTTCATACGTTCTATATTGAAGGTCCTTTTTTAGAACATAGACTTTTCCATTATCCCCGATAATATAAGCTTGCCTATCAGTTGTGTATGCGGGGTAGAACTCATTTGATTGCTTATTAAAATTAATATATTCTACTGAATTAATATCAGTATCAATTATTCCTATGAAAGCATTTTCAGGTACTCCGTGATCATTCACTTGCCCATTTCCAGAATAAATAATTTTTTTGTCAAGCTTTAAAAGTGGTGTCCAATTTGGAGGGTATCCATATTCTGTTTCATAACTTATCTTAGTCGATTGGTTTGATATCGACATATTAAATTGACCTTTATCATTAATGTTTTGATCCCCAGTTTTATGAGAAACGATGGTTTGAAATAAGACATCTGTTCCAAAATGCCATATATGATCTACCCCCACATCATGACTGAAATAGGATAAATCAACCTTTTTAAAGCGATGTTTAATAATATCGTAGGTGTAATACCAATTATCAATTACTGCTTCTCCAAAAAAGGAGATGTAAAGTTTGTTAATTTCATTGGGTTTTTGAAAAACATTCATTCTCCTAAACGTAGCGTCTCTAATTTCATATTCTTTCAGAACTTTCCCCTCGGTAGATACTTCTTTTACGAGGGTGTATTCTTGAGATGTTCTGATATCAGCAGGGTAGAATAATAGATAACGATCCTCTGAACTACTGTTTGTAAGATTGAAATTTTCAATTCCATTCACAACAATTCGATCTTTGTTATTCGTACTATTACTTACATTGTGAATCATATTTATTGCTACAATAAGTGTTCCTAAGGTTATGGAGAAGAGTAAAATCCAACTACGTTTCATAATTCCTCCAGGTTTATGCATTTTTAAATTTTACTAGGGAGAGTACTACCCCAATCTTTTACCAAACGTGTATTTGCATCTATTCTAATATCAAGAGGAATCACAAGTACATAACCCGAAAGGTGCATCCCTCTTGCTCCTCTTAGATCATACCCTGCACTATACCATTGTCGCATAGTCAGTTTAGAACAATACCAATAGTCGTTTGTCCAAAGGGCTGTCTTTAATTTATAAGGATCACCTTTTTGTTTTAATCCAAAGTTTACTGCTTCTTTTCTTTGAGTCGCTGAAGCATCTTTTCCAAATAAATTAGTAACTTTATATTGTTTAATTCCTGAGGCGCCTTTCCAAAGATTACTTCTATTCCAATGATGCACTTTATTTCCGGAATTAGATGTCTTGGAGGCTTCAATTACATAATAATCTGTTGTAGATAGAACAGCTGTATGGCCTGTAAAAGAGGGTTCACCAGCAGCATTATCGCTACCGACACCATAATATAAAATATCTCCATAACGCCAATTCTTAGAAGAAGAAGTACTAGCTAGTCCCTGTACGTCTACCGAAGTTTTTATATCATATTTTTTACTCTTTAGTGAATTGGCTTTTAAGTCTAATTTATCTAACTTTTCTACCAACTCTTCAAGTGAAGGTGAATTATATATGTCGTTATTTTGAAAAGAATTTAAATAATCTTCAACTTTAATGTGTAAGTTGTTTATTTCTGTCAATAAGTCATCAACATGAACTTGCTGTTTTTGGATACAAATATCATAACATTGCATGTTCTGTGGGGAACTATTCATGAGAATATTATCTGCTTCATTAATAAATGATTCTATCTGTTTATTAGAATGCAGTACATTATTGTTCTCTGCATGGACTGATGACCACATATTAAGAAAAAAAATGATACATAATGTTGCTGATAATAGAGATTTCATCTTCATATGCTATTTCCTCCTTGAATATACCAAGAAATATAATTAAGAGTTTATAAATTTCTGAATCAGTCTCTCTCTTATTCACTCAAAGTAATGTTTTTGTGATTTGATAACAGTTTTACATAATTTTTTATCTCCATAAATAAACCTCCTTCAAAAAATTACATATATTACCTTAGTGTGTTTTGTAAATAAAAACAATAAAAAAACAAAAAATAGTATAAAATAACCAATTTTATAATTTTAAATTGGGTTTCTTTAATTCAAAAACCGCATTAGTCGCACTTGCAGGGTTAAATGCATCGTTGTTATTCGAAAGAGATGTTTTTCCCGATTTCTTCATCATTAAACTCCCGATAATCGGGCTTGTCATTGGTTTTATTGGATTATGGACAAAGAGGCGTTCCAAGATGTATGCCTATTGGGGAATTAGCTTGAATGTGTTTATTCTTATTTTTACGTTCCTTATGATCGGAATTTCATGGACTTTGATTAATCCGAAACCTTAACTTTTTATCTTTTGAATAGACGAGGAAGCAACTTTTCTTAACGGGAGTATCGTTGCTTCCTCTTTATATTTGAAGTTGATTTGAGGCTGAAACTATATCCATAGTAGTTAAAATTAATTAGATGAATATCGAATTAGTTGTCTAAAAATTTTTGTATACCTATGCCCAAAACTCAGGTGGATTTAATTCATACTGATTTTTGTCTCTAAACATAAAGTGATTCATGACTAGTTCTCTTCTTAAGGTTGCATAATCTTCGTGGAACTGTTTGAGATAGTCGTTTATTTCTTTCTCATCATAAACAACCCCAACCTTTAAACCTTTCACTATATGCTCTAGTACGATTAGTCGCTTTTTCCGTTGGGCAGGTATAGATATTAATGCTCCCGTTGGTGTAAAGAAGTTAGACAGAACTTTATGGCGCTCCTCTTCATTTGCCTTGATTTCTTCGTTTCGGGTAGGATTCGTTACTAGTTTTATAATGGCTGAG
This genomic interval carries:
- the glmM gene encoding phosphoglucosamine mutase; translated protein: MGKYFGTDGVRGVANTELTPELAFKLGRFGGYVLTKDKERPKILIGRDTRISGHMLEGALVAGLLSIGAEVMRLGVISTPGVAYLTRALGAEAGVMISASHNPVQDNGIKFFGPDGFKLSDEQEAEIEALLDKEEDTLPRPVGAELGQVSDYFEGGQKYLQFLKQTVDEDFTGLHIALDCAHGATSSLATHLFADLDADVTTIGTSPNGLNINEGVGSTHPEVLAEVVKEKGADVGLAFDGDGDRLIAVDENGEIVDGDQIMFVCAKYLKEQGMLKHDTVVSTVMSNLGFYKGLEALGINSVQTAVGDRYVVEAMKKDDYKLGGEQSGHIIFLEHNTTGDGLLTALQLVNIMKLTGKKLSELAGEMDKFPQMLVNVKVSDKHAVMENEKVKATIAAVEEEMAGNGRILVRPSGTEPLVRVMAEAPTEELCRQYVEKIANVVREEMGIE
- the glmS gene encoding glutamine--fructose-6-phosphate transaminase (isomerizing) — translated: MCGIVGYIGQQDCKEVLLRGLEKLEYRGYDSAGIAVVNDNVHVFKEKGRIADLRAIVDENVLATVGIGHTRWATHGVPSKLNAHPHQSASRRFTLVHNGVIENYLHLKRELLQGVELASETDTEIIVQVVEHFVNKGMEVEEAFRQTLTRLKGSYAIALIDEETPDVIYVAKNKSPLLVGIGKEGFNVVASDAMAMLHVTNQFVELMDKEMVIVTREQVTIKTLEGETVERAPYTAELDASDIEKGTYPHYMLKEIDEQPLVMRKIIQKYQNDAGNLNVDPAIVEAVNEADRIYIVACGTSYHAGLVGKQLIEKWAKVPTEVHVASEFSYNMPLLSEKPLFIFISQSGETADSRAVLVQVKELGHKALTITNVPGSTLSREADYTLLLHAGPEIAVASTKAYTAQIAVLAILAAVAAEQNGNEMPLDLLQEFGIIANAMETLCDQKEEMEAIAREYLSTTRNCFFIGRTMDYYVGLEGALKLKEISYIQAEGFAGGELKHGTIALIEHGTPVIALATQEHVNLSIRGNVKEVVARGANPCIISMKGLEEEDDRFVIPKVHEDLTPLTSVIPLQLISYYAALHRGCDVDKPRNLAKSVTVE
- a CDS encoding DnaD domain-containing protein, giving the protein MNKLLIPEHPIFILPTLAQKIGLYEAIFLQQLHYWLTKSNHLYDGRHWVYNSIESWHEQLPFISVSTIRRVIKKLEEEKILLTGNFNSSKLDRTKWYTIDYEALESLLGDEDKSSDQCEQMNHHVGSHDSFNVNTPIPETTTEKKEEEEDNARENEHQKENISPYSFFEQNGFGTIGSYIAEKIKYWCEDLSDELVIEAMKLAIEYDAKNWAYIESILRYWHNKGYQTVRDVHSARKAYRERLVKKPHDHRMNHPTPPSDLEYDINAGEDDDT
- a CDS encoding YiiX/YebB-like N1pC/P60 family cysteine hydrolase encodes the protein MKMKSLLSATLCIIFFLNMWSSVHAENNNVLHSNKQIESFINEADNILMNSSPQNMQCYDICIQKQQVHVDDLLTEINNLHIKVEDYLNSFQNNDIYNSPSLEELVEKLDKLDLKANSLKSKKYDIKTSVDVQGLASTSSSKNWRYGDILYYGVGSDNAAGEPSFTGHTAVLSTTDYYVIEASKTSNSGNKVHHWNRSNLWKGASGIKQYKVTNLFGKDASATQRKEAVNFGLKQKGDPYKLKTALWTNDYWYCSKLTMRQWYSAGYDLRGARGMHLSGYVLVIPLDIRIDANTRLVKDWGSTLPSKI
- a CDS encoding metalloregulator ArsR/SmtB family transcription factor; amino-acid sequence: MQLSRLVHFHKTLGDPTRIRILALLREGPLHGQAIAGKLGLKPPTITHHMTKLREIGVITERREKNTIYFSLNTKKLEYSASAIIKLVTNPTRNEEIKANEEERHKVLSNFFTPTGALISIPAQRKKRLIVLEHIVKGLKVGVVYDEKEINDYLKQFHEDYATLRRELVMNHFMFRDKNQYELNPPEFWA